TGTGGTGTGAATTCTGGGCATCGAGATTGGCCGTGGGCTCGTCGGCCAGCACGATCTCTGGTTTTTTCACCATCGCTCTGGCAATGGCCACCCGCTGGCATTCGCCGCCAGAGAGCTGCGGCGGACGGGAATTGATTTTATCCGTCAGACCGACCCACTCCAGCGCATCGAGCACGGCTTTTTTGCGCTCGGCCGCAGGCATTTTGAGCAACAGCAGAGGAAATTCGACATTCTCGAATACCGTGTACACATTCAACAGATTATAAGTCTGAAAGATGAATCCCAGATGTTCGCTCCGCAATCTGGCAGCGGCTTTGTGCGAGAGCTGATTCACCGAGTGGCCCAAGACGATAGCCTCACCCTCCGAAGGCGTATCCAGCGAGCCGATGATGTTGAGCAGCGTGGTCTTGCCCGAGCCACTGGGCCCGACAAAACCCGCAAATTCGCCTTTACCGAATGTGAGATTGATGCCGTTCAAGGCTGTGAAATAGCCACCACCTACAGGGAAACGCTTGATGAGATCACGAATTTCGATGATTGTGGAATTATTCATTGAGTTGTCTCCAGAATTGATCTGATTCCGAAATCGATCCGACAAATTACAAAATGCGCCGCGCAATGGTGCGATCTATAAAAGCCCCAACTTTTAATCAGACTATTTATGGGTTGCCTATAAAATCGAGAAATTTTTATTTCGAACAAAACGAGAATCCACATTCTTTAATTCTACAAGATTTTTTTTCTTAGTATGCTGAATAGCACTGGATTCTTGGTGTGATTGAAAATTATTTAACCACTTGAGACCAACAAGCTACGATATTCAATGGAAGATGTTGATCCGCTTGATAAGAAAGTTTTGTTCAAAATCTCTTTCTCAAGGCCAATATAAAAAACAACGTACTTATTGTCAATCTATTTTTGAATAGTTCAGATGATAAACCGTGGCATACATGGAGCGAACTTTTATAACTCACTTCATATTCAAATAATCAACCGTTCTTTCCGATTCAGTCAAAGCCTGTTGTTAAACAAATTTGCTTCAATCGTCTGATTGATTAATCTTTAGGGTCTCAAAAATCGAGAAAATAGAAATTGGAGAGCCAGCCTTAGCAACTCGGAACATTTAGTATCGTTTTCCATGAATATTGCCATCCAAATCATCCTCGAATAAAATTTTGCTTGACATTCGACGCTTAGCGCGTTATATTTTGCACGTGAAAATTTTGATTCCCAAAAATATATCCCATTTTTTTAATGAGATCTATAGCTGGCTGAAATTTTCGGTTCGGACCATCCTCAATTTTCGGCAAATATTTCGCTACCGCGCTGAGACCATTAAGCAGCTCTATATTCTTGGCAACCAGGGGCTTCCCTTGGTGATTTTATCAACTGTTTTCATCAGCATTGTCTTGACGTTGGAGACTGGCAAAAAAATAGAGCCATTTGGAGCTAAGTTGATGCTTGGCCGGGTGGTGGTCATTGCGGTGCTGCGGGAACTTGGACCGGTAATTACTGGTTTGATGATGGCAGGCCGAATTGGCGCAAAGATCGTCTCTGAGATCGGCAATATGGTGCTCACTGAGCAGGTCGATGCTTTGCGCGCTTATGGTACTGATCCGATTAAGCGGCTTATCGCCCCGCGAGTCTTTGCGGCTTTTGCGGTGATGTTGCCATTGACCTTCATCGCTGATGCGGTTGGCATTATCGCTGGCTCGTTCTCGGCGATCACTTTATT
This DNA window, taken from candidate division KSB1 bacterium, encodes the following:
- a CDS encoding ABC transporter ATP-binding protein: MNNSTIIEIRDLIKRFPVGGGYFTALNGINLTFGKGEFAGFVGPSGSGKTTLLNIIGSLDTPSEGEAIVLGHSVNQLSHKAAARLRSEHLGFIFQTYNLLNVYTVFENVEFPLLLLKMPAAERKKAVLDALEWVGLTDKINSRPPQLSGGECQRVAIARAMVKKPEIVLADEPTANLDAQNSHHILQTMEKLNRELKTTFIFATHDEKVIKYLRRKISLEDGKVVKDERFD
- a CDS encoding ABC transporter permease, with the translated sequence MLDIRRLARYILHVKILIPKNISHFFNEIYSWLKFSVRTILNFRQIFRYRAETIKQLYILGNQGLPLVILSTVFISIVLTLETGKKIEPFGAKLMLGRVVVIAVLRELGPVITGLMMAGRIGAKIVSEIGNMVLTEQVDALRAYGTDPIKRLIAPRVFAAFAVMLPLTFIADAVGIIAGSFSAITLLNVDFDFFWLSVKQGPSLKDLLVGISKPPFFGLLIGIISAYLGYNLKGGSEGLGMAATKTVMYASIAVLLMDFILTIIIISFF